The following are from one region of the Stigmatella ashevillena genome:
- a CDS encoding nSTAND1 domain-containing NTPase has protein sequence MPSWEPPASFEEYRLIRLLGQGAMGQVYLAQDTLLDRPVAVKFLSGVAPNDSQRERFRTEARAVARLQHPNIVSIHRVGEVLRRPYLISEFIRGQSLDTLPWPVRWERARDIGTGLARGLATAHRRGVLHRDIKPANAMLTEDGQVKLLDFGLAKFLDAPEDTRQQPAPVAIHGVTPVAFGPQDPLDETADSTSTQTGSGRPLPVPPPAPQEPPQPTALTATGAWVGTPRYMAPELWRGEAASPRSDVYSLGALLYELCVGKAPLHGLGLNELLEAVQQPVPPVASAVDGIEPRFAAIIDRCLELTPAQRFASAEELREALESLGEEAHGAQATAARPYPGLHAFSTGERQVFFGRGAEIRALLDRLRAEPFVLVAGDSGVGKSSLCRAGLLPRIADGALGGSWQELTLIPGRHPLAALASALAPHLDRNEAQVQEELRTGPFALARLLRAQANTESTLLFVDQLEELLTLSEPEEAALVAELLGRLVETIPGVRLLATVRGDFLTRLATLPSLGDGISGALYLLRPLSEPGLREAITEPARAQGVAFESEALVESLMTAGRTEGGLPLLQFALAELWDARDLERRVIPAATLEALGGVSGALARHADGVLNRLLPGQQTVARHLLSRLVTPEGTRARRPLPELLGGGTTPEDARTVLEALVRGRLLVARETEGEPTYEVAHEALLTGWDQLRGWLAGNAERRAALHRLERAAAEWQRLSRAKEALWGARLLAEVEALALDELEPREAAFLSASRQAVRRSRRVRWGTALALPLVAACLYGGNLLLLRLEANREVSQHVETAQRVLAWAREQNTAVEALREQAFASFDRRLFQEAESTWARVTQLTAEMHSRGYDLARQEFEKAVLRDPGRSDTRHLLAGALYERLVLAERDRQNALSGHLAYQLELHDTTGEYHRQLQALARLSIETLPTGASVSAQRYTDENGRRQLSPETPLGTAPIKDAGLKPGSYRLVFRLPDRPPVLYPLLVERGERLRLRIPLPASVPEGYVYIPPGRFLFGSHDDELIRRDFLQAQPIHEVSTGGFLMARHEVTHGEWLQFLRALPPAEQAQRQPRAASIGASTAIESVALPDGHWQFTFRSRTHAYVAREGEPVNYLEREVRAGQDWLRFPVSGISWEDAHAYAAWLDRTGRLPGARLCTVHEWERAARGADTRIYPHGDVLEPDDANFDRTYGQKTRAFGPDEVGSHPASDSPFGISDLAGNVWEWNTTAADPTVALYSGGSFYQDMVGARSNNHARGEPSQRTPHVGLRLCAAPPTPDPPER, from the coding sequence TTGCCATCCTGGGAGCCCCCTGCGTCCTTCGAGGAGTACCGCCTCATCCGCCTCCTGGGGCAGGGAGCAATGGGGCAGGTGTACCTCGCGCAGGACACGCTGCTGGATCGCCCCGTCGCCGTGAAGTTCCTCTCGGGCGTCGCGCCGAACGACAGCCAACGGGAGCGCTTCCGCACCGAGGCCCGGGCCGTGGCGCGGCTGCAGCATCCCAACATCGTCTCCATCCACCGGGTCGGCGAGGTGCTGCGCCGTCCTTACCTCATCTCGGAGTTCATCCGGGGCCAGAGCCTCGACACCCTCCCGTGGCCGGTGCGCTGGGAGCGGGCACGGGACATCGGCACGGGCCTGGCGCGAGGGCTGGCGACGGCCCACCGGCGCGGCGTCCTGCACCGGGACATCAAGCCCGCCAACGCCATGCTCACCGAGGACGGGCAGGTCAAGCTGCTGGATTTTGGCCTCGCCAAGTTCCTGGACGCTCCCGAGGACACGCGGCAGCAGCCCGCACCGGTGGCGATCCACGGCGTGACCCCGGTCGCCTTCGGGCCCCAGGACCCACTGGATGAGACGGCCGACAGCACTTCCACCCAGACGGGTTCTGGGCGCCCTCTGCCAGTCCCGCCTCCTGCCCCCCAGGAGCCTCCTCAGCCCACGGCACTGACGGCCACGGGCGCCTGGGTGGGAACGCCTCGGTACATGGCCCCCGAGCTCTGGCGCGGCGAGGCGGCCTCTCCTCGCAGCGATGTATACTCGCTCGGCGCGCTCCTCTACGAGTTGTGCGTGGGCAAGGCCCCCCTTCATGGCCTGGGGCTCAACGAACTCCTGGAAGCGGTCCAGCAGCCTGTTCCTCCCGTGGCCTCGGCGGTGGATGGCATCGAGCCGCGCTTCGCAGCCATCATCGACCGCTGCCTGGAACTCACCCCGGCGCAACGGTTCGCGTCGGCGGAAGAGCTGCGCGAGGCGCTGGAGTCGCTGGGCGAAGAGGCCCACGGGGCACAGGCCACGGCGGCACGGCCCTACCCGGGCCTCCACGCCTTCTCTACCGGGGAGCGCCAAGTCTTCTTCGGCCGCGGCGCTGAGATTCGCGCCTTGCTGGATCGCCTGCGGGCGGAGCCCTTCGTCCTGGTGGCAGGAGACTCGGGCGTTGGGAAGTCCTCGCTCTGCCGGGCAGGGCTCCTGCCTCGCATCGCCGACGGTGCCTTGGGGGGGAGCTGGCAAGAGCTCACGCTCATCCCCGGGAGACATCCGCTCGCGGCGCTGGCCTCCGCCCTGGCCCCCCACCTGGACAGGAACGAGGCCCAGGTACAGGAGGAGCTGCGCACCGGCCCCTTCGCGCTGGCCAGGCTGCTCCGGGCCCAGGCGAACACGGAGAGCACCCTGCTCTTCGTGGACCAGCTCGAGGAGCTGCTCACCCTGTCCGAGCCGGAGGAGGCCGCCCTCGTGGCCGAGCTGCTGGGACGGTTGGTGGAGACAATCCCCGGCGTCCGGCTGCTGGCCACCGTGCGCGGGGACTTCCTGACGAGGCTGGCCACCTTGCCCAGCCTGGGAGATGGGATTTCAGGCGCGCTCTACCTCCTCCGGCCCCTCTCCGAACCGGGGCTCCGGGAGGCCATCACCGAACCGGCCCGGGCCCAGGGCGTTGCCTTCGAATCGGAGGCACTGGTCGAGTCGCTGATGACGGCGGGACGCACCGAGGGCGGACTGCCCCTGCTCCAGTTCGCGCTCGCTGAACTCTGGGACGCACGAGATCTCGAGCGCCGCGTCATCCCCGCCGCGACCTTGGAGGCGCTGGGCGGCGTCTCGGGAGCCCTGGCGCGGCACGCCGATGGCGTGCTCAACCGGCTGCTCCCCGGGCAACAGACGGTGGCCCGGCACCTGCTCTCCAGGCTGGTGACCCCCGAGGGGACACGGGCCCGGCGTCCCCTGCCAGAGCTCCTGGGCGGCGGGACGACCCCAGAGGACGCAAGGACCGTCCTCGAGGCGCTGGTGCGCGGACGCCTCCTGGTGGCCCGCGAGACCGAGGGGGAGCCCACCTACGAGGTGGCCCACGAGGCGCTGCTCACCGGCTGGGACCAGCTCCGGGGCTGGCTGGCGGGCAATGCCGAGCGCCGGGCGGCCCTCCATCGGCTGGAGCGGGCCGCGGCAGAGTGGCAACGGCTCAGCCGCGCCAAGGAGGCCCTGTGGGGGGCCCGGCTCCTGGCCGAAGTGGAAGCCCTGGCCCTGGACGAGCTCGAGCCCCGGGAGGCCGCCTTTCTCTCCGCCTCGCGCCAGGCGGTGCGCCGCAGCCGCCGGGTCCGCTGGGGGACCGCGCTGGCCCTTCCCCTCGTGGCGGCGTGCCTCTACGGCGGCAACCTCCTGCTCTTGCGCCTGGAGGCCAACCGGGAGGTGAGCCAGCACGTCGAGACCGCGCAGCGCGTGCTCGCGTGGGCGCGAGAGCAGAACACCGCCGTCGAAGCGCTCCGGGAGCAGGCCTTCGCCTCCTTTGACCGCCGCCTGTTCCAAGAGGCCGAGAGCACGTGGGCCCGCGTCACCCAGCTCACCGCGGAGATGCACTCCCGAGGCTATGACCTGGCCCGCCAGGAGTTCGAGAAGGCGGTCTTGAGGGATCCCGGCCGGAGCGACACACGCCACCTGCTGGCCGGAGCCCTCTACGAGCGCCTGGTGTTGGCGGAGCGCGACCGCCAGAACGCCCTCAGCGGTCATCTGGCCTACCAGCTCGAGCTGCATGACACGACGGGCGAGTACCACCGCCAACTCCAGGCGCTCGCCCGGCTCAGCATCGAGACGCTGCCCACAGGCGCTTCGGTGTCCGCGCAGCGCTACACGGACGAAAACGGCAGGCGCCAGCTCTCCCCGGAGACGCCGCTCGGCACGGCCCCTATAAAGGATGCGGGGCTGAAACCCGGCTCCTACCGCCTGGTCTTCCGGCTCCCGGACCGGCCTCCGGTGCTCTACCCGCTGCTCGTCGAGCGCGGGGAACGGCTGCGCCTGCGCATTCCCCTGCCCGCCTCCGTTCCCGAGGGGTACGTCTACATCCCACCTGGGCGATTCCTCTTCGGCAGTCACGACGACGAGCTGATACGGCGCGACTTCCTCCAGGCGCAGCCGATTCACGAGGTCTCCACGGGAGGCTTCCTCATGGCCCGTCACGAGGTGACCCACGGCGAGTGGCTTCAGTTCTTGCGCGCGTTGCCCCCCGCGGAGCAAGCCCAGCGCCAACCTCGGGCGGCCAGCATCGGCGCCAGCACGGCCATCGAGAGCGTGGCGCTGCCGGATGGGCACTGGCAATTCACGTTCCGCTCCCGAACCCACGCCTATGTGGCCCGGGAAGGGGAGCCCGTGAACTACCTGGAGCGAGAAGTGCGCGCCGGGCAGGACTGGTTGCGCTTCCCCGTCTCGGGCATCTCCTGGGAAGACGCCCACGCCTACGCGGCCTGGCTCGACCGGACCGGCCGCTTGCCCGGCGCGCGGCTGTGCACCGTCCACGAATGGGAGCGAGCCGCCCGCGGCGCCGACACCCGCATCTACCCTCATGGGGACGTGCTGGAACCGGACGACGCCAACTTCGACCGGACCTACGGTCAGAAGACGCGGGCCTTTGGACCTGATGAGGTGGGCAGCCATCCCGCTTCGGACAGCCCTTTTGGCATCTCCGATCTCGCGGGAAACGTGTGGGAGTGGAACACCACCGCCGCCGACCCCACCGTGGCCCTCTACTCCGGTGGCAGCTTCTACCAAGACATGGTGGGCGCCCGGAGCAACAACCACGCCCGGGGGGAGCCCTCGCAGCGGACCCCGCACGTCGGTCTGCGCCTCTGTGCCGCGCCCCCCACTCCGGACCCGCCCGAGCGGTAA
- a CDS encoding ADYC domain-containing protein: MNRKDTRHWQNKALLTAVWGLLAAAPPALGEGKIPDQARLLHGTARGRFERVSLPLSTAKLGTQPLAGVALSSGQLQTQGMAGNAFVNVAFTQTLANEQVTFRITAAQRHVNRYAQGSANPSATAWEYKVEYSSPSLGSGALCPGAAEDQWALALPGVWNGGAYTVNSSGFFAFACLPRVTAPTLGGVAAKCVELGYAPWQNNDPRIDGTSLSLSEGDVLRYHVACTSLASADYCGQATPNTLSGTPITLYHLGNVPTQMDESGIARIAGGPVREDYFFEAAWALVDAGTGQYIVSSTLPSRVRAQAVCLTKKRWSTLPVNGTCVADQDSDPFNDRLPDPRRHHDKPARYCEDYTQDELLQKGAVLFSYSKFLDAGLYRFKHISNGEYLTTSQILIKPTQPITDSTNPQFKTLYQPDPSVFFDADKYRLADNGLPDSYEGPLFKPNTPTHLFDSVAVSPLLRYRASGFDLFLPEQFLTLVSNSGVVVPANYSQNGVEGYVYAEETPPTSAPSFRLYRRGTGSYLSTIHTNRVPANYGSATPMGYLPPLVNYAAERPY; the protein is encoded by the coding sequence ATGAATCGCAAGGACACGAGGCATTGGCAAAACAAGGCCCTGCTCACCGCCGTCTGGGGACTCCTGGCCGCGGCGCCCCCCGCCTTGGGGGAGGGCAAGATTCCGGACCAGGCCAGGCTCCTGCACGGCACCGCGCGCGGAAGGTTCGAGCGGGTCTCTCTCCCACTGTCCACGGCCAAGCTGGGCACTCAACCGCTGGCCGGGGTGGCGCTCTCCTCGGGGCAACTCCAAACCCAAGGGATGGCAGGCAATGCCTTCGTCAACGTGGCCTTCACCCAGACCCTTGCCAATGAGCAGGTGACGTTCCGCATCACTGCCGCGCAACGGCACGTGAACCGGTACGCCCAGGGCTCCGCCAACCCCTCCGCCACGGCGTGGGAATACAAGGTGGAGTATTCCTCGCCCAGCCTGGGCAGTGGCGCTCTTTGCCCCGGAGCCGCAGAGGACCAATGGGCCCTGGCCCTTCCCGGCGTCTGGAATGGCGGCGCCTACACCGTCAACAGCTCAGGCTTCTTTGCCTTTGCGTGCCTGCCCCGGGTGACGGCGCCCACCTTGGGAGGCGTGGCCGCCAAGTGCGTGGAGCTGGGCTATGCCCCTTGGCAGAACAATGATCCCCGGATCGACGGCACCTCTCTTTCGCTCTCAGAGGGAGACGTGCTCCGCTACCATGTGGCCTGCACGTCCCTGGCCTCCGCGGACTACTGTGGCCAGGCCACCCCCAACACCCTCAGCGGCACGCCCATTACCCTCTACCACCTTGGGAATGTGCCGACCCAGATGGATGAGTCCGGCATTGCCCGTATCGCAGGAGGCCCCGTGCGAGAGGATTACTTCTTCGAGGCTGCCTGGGCCCTCGTGGATGCAGGCACAGGCCAATACATCGTCTCTTCGACGCTGCCGTCGCGGGTCCGTGCCCAGGCAGTGTGTCTGACCAAGAAGCGCTGGTCCACCCTGCCCGTCAACGGCACTTGCGTGGCGGATCAGGACAGCGACCCGTTCAACGACCGCCTGCCGGACCCCCGCAGGCATCATGACAAACCCGCCCGGTACTGCGAGGATTATACCCAGGACGAGTTGCTCCAGAAGGGCGCGGTCCTGTTCTCCTACTCCAAATTCCTGGACGCCGGGCTCTACCGGTTCAAGCACATCTCCAACGGCGAGTACCTCACCACGTCGCAAATCCTCATCAAGCCCACACAGCCCATCACCGACTCAACAAACCCCCAATTCAAGACCCTCTATCAGCCGGATCCTTCCGTCTTTTTTGATGCTGACAAATACCGGCTCGCCGACAACGGGCTCCCCGACAGTTACGAGGGCCCTCTCTTCAAGCCCAATACCCCCACACACCTTTTCGACAGTGTCGCGGTGAGCCCCTTGCTGCGCTACCGTGCCTCGGGCTTCGACCTGTTCCTGCCCGAGCAATTCTTGACCCTCGTGAGCAACAGCGGTGTCGTGGTCCCCGCGAACTATTCCCAGAATGGCGTCGAGGGCTATGTCTATGCCGAGGAAACACCCCCCACCTCTGCGCCCTCGTTTCGACTGTACCGGCGGGGAACAGGCAGTTACCTGTCGACGATCCACACCAACAGGGTCCCCGCCAACTACGGTTCCGCCACGCCCATGGGCTACCTCCCCCCCCTGGTCAACTATGCCGCGGAGAGGCCCTATTGA
- a CDS encoding RNA polymerase sigma factor, producing the protein MHWVDDCFGVQEYDTVVRAHASELHAVALRLCQHPADARDLVQDTLERGLRNLNRFTPGTDARAWLLTILHRLFIDRCRSKALGRRMDVPVELWEERLPAPVPEALPRWAAISLEQLREALGCLPEAFRVIYQMHAVEGCSYVEISQKLGIPKATVGTRLIRARRRLKELLEPEPSHVSC; encoded by the coding sequence ATGCATTGGGTGGATGACTGCTTTGGTGTTCAAGAGTACGACACTGTCGTCCGGGCGCATGCGTCCGAGCTCCACGCGGTCGCGCTGCGCTTGTGCCAGCACCCCGCGGACGCGAGAGATCTCGTTCAGGACACGCTGGAGCGGGGACTGCGCAATCTGAATCGTTTCACCCCGGGCACGGATGCACGGGCCTGGCTGCTCACCATTCTCCACCGGCTGTTCATTGACCGGTGCCGCTCCAAGGCGCTCGGGCGGAGGATGGATGTCCCGGTGGAACTGTGGGAGGAGCGCCTCCCGGCCCCCGTGCCCGAGGCGCTTCCCCGGTGGGCCGCCATCAGCCTCGAGCAGCTCCGGGAAGCCCTGGGCTGTCTGCCCGAGGCGTTTCGGGTCATCTACCAGATGCACGCCGTGGAGGGGTGCTCCTACGTCGAGATCTCTCAAAAGCTTGGAATCCCCAAGGCCACCGTGGGCACACGGCTCATCCGTGCCCGCCGCCGCTTGAAGGAACTCCTGGAGCCCGAGCCCTCCCACGTGAGTTGTTGA
- a CDS encoding ADYC domain-containing protein, translated as MNRKDTRHWQNRALLTAVWGLLAAAPPALGEGKIPDQGRLLHGTARGRLERPNIALSTASLASGALPGVSIDRGQLRQVSSGMAGSAFVNVSFTHTLANELVTFRITGAQPHINRYAGPSASPSATVWEYKVEYSSPSLGTGALCPGGPEDQWALALPGLWNGSTLSVNNSVTFAFACLPRVEAPTLGGVAAKCVELGYPPWQSNDPRIDGTALSLSHQDALRHHVTCTSMASADYCGEATPNTLSGTPITLYHSGNVPAQTDASGQVRVAGGPVREDYFFEAAWALVDTATQQPITSSTLPSRVRAQAMCLTKKRWSTLPLRGTCIADHDESELTHRLADPRNPDAPSAKYCEDYTRDELIQQGAVLFSYSKFLDAALYRFQHITTGAYLTTSKIIISPQDHPLTTIYLPDPSVFLDSANYRLADDGLDDSYEGPLFKLETPSHLFEGVTVSPLQRFRDTDIPRKFITLVGSSGVSTPAGYAMHEVEGYVYADAVPPPSGPSLRLYKSVGSNRYLTTTHEEFVPSAPLTYTPLTVTPMGYLPRLEYYAAPRPY; from the coding sequence ATGAATCGCAAGGACACGAGGCACTGGCAGAACAGGGCCCTGCTCACCGCCGTCTGGGGACTCTTGGCCGCGGCGCCCCCCGCCTTGGGGGAGGGCAAGATTCCAGACCAGGGCAGGCTCTTGCATGGCACCGCGCGGGGCAGGCTCGAAAGGCCCAACATCGCGCTGTCGACGGCTTCTCTGGCAAGTGGCGCCCTCCCCGGAGTGAGCATCGACCGGGGGCAGCTCCGGCAGGTCAGCTCAGGCATGGCAGGCAGTGCCTTTGTCAACGTGAGCTTCACCCACACCCTTGCAAACGAGCTGGTGACGTTCCGGATCACCGGTGCGCAGCCTCACATCAACCGCTACGCCGGCCCCTCCGCCAGTCCTTCCGCCACCGTCTGGGAGTACAAGGTCGAATACTCCTCCCCCAGCCTGGGGACGGGCGCGCTGTGCCCGGGGGGGCCGGAGGACCAATGGGCCCTGGCCCTTCCTGGCCTCTGGAACGGCAGCACCCTCTCCGTCAACAACTCGGTCACTTTTGCCTTCGCGTGCTTGCCCCGGGTGGAGGCGCCCACCTTGGGGGGCGTGGCCGCCAAATGCGTGGAGTTGGGCTACCCGCCCTGGCAGAGCAATGACCCTCGCATCGATGGCACCGCGCTCTCCCTCTCACACCAGGACGCGCTCCGCCACCATGTGACTTGCACCTCCATGGCGTCCGCGGACTACTGCGGCGAGGCCACCCCCAACACCCTCAGTGGCACGCCCATCACCCTCTACCATTCCGGGAACGTGCCTGCTCAAACCGATGCGTCCGGACAGGTCCGTGTCGCAGGGGGCCCCGTGCGCGAGGATTACTTCTTCGAGGCCGCCTGGGCCCTCGTGGACACAGCCACCCAACAGCCCATCACCTCCTCGACGCTGCCCTCACGGGTTCGCGCCCAGGCGATGTGTCTGACCAAGAAGCGCTGGTCCACGCTCCCGCTCCGTGGCACGTGCATCGCCGACCATGACGAGAGCGAGCTGACCCACCGCCTGGCCGATCCTCGCAATCCCGATGCCCCCTCGGCCAAATACTGTGAGGACTACACCCGGGACGAGCTGATCCAGCAAGGCGCCGTGCTGTTCTCCTATTCCAAATTCCTGGATGCCGCGCTCTACCGGTTCCAGCACATCACCACGGGTGCCTACCTCACCACGTCCAAAATCATCATCAGCCCGCAGGATCATCCGCTCACCACCATCTACCTGCCGGATCCCTCCGTCTTTCTGGATTCCGCGAACTATCGGCTCGCGGACGATGGCCTCGACGACAGCTACGAGGGCCCCCTGTTCAAACTGGAAACCCCCTCGCACCTCTTCGAGGGCGTCACGGTCAGCCCCTTGCAGCGCTTCCGTGACACGGACATTCCCCGCAAATTCATCACCCTGGTGGGCAGCAGCGGTGTCTCGACTCCCGCGGGCTACGCGATGCATGAGGTCGAAGGCTACGTCTACGCCGACGCGGTGCCTCCCCCCTCGGGCCCTTCACTCCGCCTGTATAAGTCTGTCGGCTCAAACCGTTACCTGACGACAACCCATGAAGAATTCGTCCCATCGGCCCCCCTGACTTATACGCCTCTCACGGTCACGCCCATGGGCTACCTGCCCCGGCTGGAGTATTACGCCGCACCACGGCCCTACTGA
- a CDS encoding sigma 54-interacting transcriptional regulator, giving the protein MRGEDQTWSHDKVRMGERAGQFRLLVVDGATSSMVDLPSKGIVLIGRAAEADIRLADRSASRRHARLFLDEGLVRVADLESHNGVRVNGQAVAQVHPLQPGDVVSLGEVQLVLYSAADSAARSPSAEGPGPAQPIELVLGERVIVVADPALLRLYELIRRLAASELPVLILGETGAGKENAAFALHHWSRRTGKPFVALNCATIAEPLAESELFGHEKGAFTGAAAPKPGLLETAEGGTVFLDEVGELPLAAQAKLLRALETQRILRVGSTKEREIDIRVVAATHRNLEKEVETGRFRKDLFFRLGAASVVLPPLRDRPDEVGVLARRFLTQACAAHARPPLALSPAFLEALGRYDWPGNVRELKNTMGYVAATVAEETVEPQHLPERILAALRPPARSGSAPAALAAPPPPAPPPPEPRSAEEPPTPVPGRRFAPLAEELRTLERERMVEALRVTGGVKVRAAELIGMPLRTFTLKCKQYGL; this is encoded by the coding sequence ATGCGCGGTGAGGACCAGACGTGGAGCCATGACAAGGTGCGCATGGGCGAGCGTGCCGGGCAGTTCCGGCTCCTCGTGGTGGATGGGGCGACGTCTTCGATGGTGGACCTGCCCTCGAAAGGCATCGTGCTCATCGGCCGGGCCGCCGAGGCGGACATCCGGCTCGCGGACCGCTCGGCCTCCCGGCGTCATGCCCGTCTCTTCCTCGACGAGGGCCTGGTGCGCGTGGCGGACCTGGAGAGCCACAATGGCGTGCGCGTCAATGGCCAGGCCGTGGCGCAGGTCCACCCGCTTCAGCCCGGCGATGTGGTGTCGCTGGGGGAAGTGCAGTTGGTGCTCTACTCCGCGGCCGACAGCGCGGCGCGGTCCCCCTCGGCGGAGGGGCCCGGACCGGCCCAGCCCATCGAGCTCGTCCTTGGGGAGCGCGTCATCGTGGTGGCGGACCCCGCCCTCCTGCGCTTGTACGAGCTCATCCGCCGGCTGGCCGCCAGCGAGCTTCCCGTGCTCATCCTGGGCGAGACGGGGGCGGGCAAGGAGAACGCCGCCTTCGCCCTGCACCACTGGTCTCGCCGCACCGGCAAGCCCTTCGTGGCCCTCAACTGCGCCACCATCGCCGAGCCCCTGGCGGAGAGTGAGCTGTTTGGCCACGAGAAGGGGGCCTTTACGGGCGCGGCGGCCCCCAAGCCGGGCCTGCTGGAGACCGCCGAGGGGGGCACGGTGTTCCTGGATGAGGTGGGGGAGCTGCCCCTGGCCGCCCAGGCCAAGTTGCTGCGGGCGCTGGAGACCCAGCGCATCCTGCGCGTGGGAAGCACCAAGGAGCGGGAGATCGACATCCGCGTCGTCGCGGCCACCCACCGCAACCTGGAGAAGGAGGTGGAGACGGGGCGCTTCCGGAAGGACCTCTTCTTCCGGCTGGGCGCCGCCAGCGTGGTGCTGCCGCCCCTGAGGGACCGGCCGGATGAGGTGGGCGTGCTCGCCAGGAGGTTCCTCACCCAGGCATGCGCCGCCCACGCGCGTCCCCCCCTGGCGCTGTCTCCCGCCTTCCTGGAAGCCCTGGGCCGCTATGATTGGCCGGGCAACGTGCGCGAGCTGAAGAACACGATGGGCTATGTGGCGGCCACGGTGGCCGAGGAGACAGTCGAGCCCCAGCACCTCCCCGAGCGCATCCTCGCCGCGCTCCGGCCCCCTGCCCGCTCCGGCAGTGCTCCTGCCGCGCTGGCAGCCCCCCCTCCGCCGGCACCGCCACCGCCGGAGCCCCGGTCGGCCGAGGAGCCGCCGACCCCTGTTCCTGGCCGCCGCTTTGCCCCCCTCGCCGAGGAGCTGCGCACCCTGGAGCGAGAGCGCATGGTCGAGGCCCTGCGCGTGACGGGCGGGGTGAAGGTGCGGGCCGCCGAGCTCATCGGGATGCCCCTTCGCACCTTCACGCTCAAGTGCAAGCAGTACGGCCTCTAA
- a CDS encoding response regulator transcription factor has translation MNPPPASSRILVVEDDLNLRLTLVDNLEEEGHAVEAASTLAEARGKVKSTDFDVVVLDLMLPDGDGYTLCRELRQAAASCRVLMLTARSLEDDVVRGFEVGADDYVPKPYRLRELLARIRALARRGAGASSSTEVLAFDRFRVDLASRRILNASNQPLELTRTEFDLLVYLLRHAGKALTRDQILSSVWGEEVVVDGHTVDNFVSNLRKKLEWTSTSRFEIRSVRGVGYRMDLLG, from the coding sequence ATGAATCCACCTCCCGCAAGCTCTCGCATCCTCGTGGTCGAAGACGACCTGAACCTCCGGCTCACCCTCGTCGACAACCTGGAGGAGGAAGGCCATGCGGTGGAAGCCGCGAGCACCCTGGCCGAGGCCCGCGGGAAGGTCAAAAGCACGGACTTCGACGTGGTGGTGCTCGACCTCATGCTCCCGGATGGAGACGGGTACACCCTGTGCCGGGAGCTGCGTCAAGCAGCGGCTTCCTGCCGGGTGCTCATGCTCACCGCGCGCTCCCTGGAGGATGACGTGGTGAGAGGCTTTGAGGTGGGGGCGGACGACTACGTGCCCAAGCCGTACCGGCTGCGCGAGCTCCTGGCGCGCATCCGCGCCCTGGCCCGCCGCGGCGCGGGGGCCTCCTCCTCCACCGAAGTGCTCGCCTTCGATCGCTTCCGGGTGGACCTTGCCTCCCGGCGGATTCTGAACGCCAGCAACCAACCGCTGGAGCTGACGCGCACCGAGTTCGATCTGCTCGTCTATCTCCTGCGCCACGCGGGCAAGGCGCTCACACGGGATCAAATCCTCTCTTCCGTCTGGGGGGAGGAGGTCGTCGTGGATGGACACACCGTGGACAACTTTGTCTCCAACCTTCGCAAGAAGCTCGAATGGACGAGCACCTCCCGGTTCGAGATCCGGTCCGTCCGGGGCGTGGGCTACCGCATGGACCTGCTCGGATAG